The genomic interval CGTAGAAAATCTTAAAAAGTAATTGAATCTGAACACTGAAAGACCACGCATTGCGTGGTCTTCGTTTATCTGCGGTATCTCACTCGCTTATTTGCTTAAGCGCTTAAGCCGCTTCCAAGTGTGTGGTTAAATAAGGTTGCCACGCTTGTTGGTAAAGATCTTTCGAGTGGCTTCTTAGTCGTTTAATGGTCGCCAACTCGACATCATTCAGTGAACGCGTTTCACTTGCCGCTTGTCTCTCCATCATTTGAATTTGCTGATATAAATCGTGTTCAGGGCCACTTTTCACATCTGCAATGGCTTTTAGGTGCAATTGGACTTCTGCAACTAAGTTAGTCTTTGGTAGTTGCACCAACAGGTTGAGGTCGCGATATCCAGACTCACCTGGGCTCTTAAAGCGGTTTTTCACCTTTACGATGCGTGTTTCTCGCTCTAAAGCCTCGTAGGCACTAACAAGGCTAGCCACGTCATCGGCCACAATGGTTGCCCTAGCGAGGTCAGTAATACGCTCTGGTTGATGATTAAGTTCCAAGGCAATTTTTTGTTTTGCACGTTGTTGTGACTTCACACCAGCAAAATAGGGCTGAGTATCCGTCAACAGCGCCGTGCTCTTTACGATGGTCTCGAGCTCAAATTGCGCTTGATGTGCTTTGCTATAAAGCACGTCGAAATCAGTGTAGGGTTGAAGTGGTCGCGTATCAGTGGATTGAATGCCGTATAAACCGCTCAAGCTGTGTTTAAACAGTTTTGAGCACACTTCATTTTGGCTGGTTTCGCGCTGTTTTTCTTGGTTCGATGGCGCGGTGGGAATGGCTGCAAACGCAGGTGCACGGCTTAGTACCAAAAGCATCAATGCGGTAGTACGAAGAAATAAGCTCATTCACTCTCCTTAACTTGCGTTGTTTTAGTAAACGGGGGAGTTAAAAGGTCTAAAACACAGTCAAGTTACTTAAGTTATGGGGGCGCACTGTCAGGAAACAATCAAGATAAGTGTATATGTTTCTCTTATGTGCGCAGTGTCACACACTGCATAATCCTCCGATTTCAGTCATACACTCTACATTTCTGGGATTAACGAAATATGAACGAAAACCACTTTTCACTGTTTTCAATGTTAATTATTGGTTAGGCTATGGCGCAGGTCAGTTCAAAAGAAAGATACAAATCACGATGAGAGATGCAGAATTTTGGCACAACAAATGGGCCAGCAATCAGATTGGCTTCCATTTGGAAGACGTTAACCCATTGTTGACCCGTTTTTGGTCTGTATTGGCCCCGAAGCGAGAAGAAACGGTTTTGGTTCCACTTTGTGGCAAAACAGAAGATCTTGCGTGGTTAGCCACAAAACATGATCACGTTGAAGGCGCTGAACTTAGTTTGATTGCTGTGCGGTCATTTTTTGCAGAGCACTTCTACACTCCGACGGTGATTCCGATTTCCGGCCAACATGAGCTCTATCAGTTTGATGAGTTGGCTATTTACGCGGGGGATTTTTTCACCGCTCCGCTCAGTAAAGCAGATTTGATATACGACCGTGCTGCACTGATCGCGTTGCCAGAAGAGATGCGAGTGGAGTATGTACAACGCATTCGTGGTCTATTAAATCCTGGCGGGCGTATTTTACTGGTGAGTTTAGATTACCCTCAGCAAGAGATGTCCGGCCCTCCGTTTTCGGTGACTCAAAAAGAGATAGAACACTTATTTGCGGGCATGCGTGTGACACGTTTGCATCAAGACATTGCGGATGAACATCATCCCAAAATTGCAAAACAAGGCTTAAGTCGCTTTAGCGAAGAAGTCTACGTTATTGAAAGCAATAAATAACAAAGGGTAGCGTGAGCTACCCTTTTTAATTTGCTTAATCGAAAAACGATATTCAGTAAATCACTTTGATTTTCTTGGCACTTTCTATTGCCGCATCCACTGCTTTTTCAGTGCTAGAACGACGTGTCAACACCACGCCTAAACGACGACGACCATTAATATCGGGTTTGCCAAAAAGACGCAACTGGGTTTGCGGTTGTTCAAGAGCGTCAGACATCCCGTCAAAGCGAATGTTCTCTGACTGACCATTGCCTAAAATCACCGCTGACGCGCAAGGGCCGTATTGGGTAATCTTGTTGACTGGCATGCCAGTAAATGCGCGAACGTGGAGAGCAAATTCAGACATTTCTTGAGAGATGAGCGTTACTAGCCCAGTATCGTGCGGGCGAGGGGAGACTTCGTTGAAGATCACCTTGTCACCTTTGACGAAAAGTTCTACACCGAAAAGACCGTAGCCGCCTAATGCATTGACGACCTGCTCTGCGGTGTATTCTGCGGCTTTGATAGCATTTTCAGACATTTTTTGTGGTTGCCACGATTCACGATAATCTCCATCTTCTTGTCGATGGCCAATTGGTGCACAGAAATGCACGCCATCAACCGCGCGGACGGTAAGAAGAGTGATCTCATAATCGAAGTCGATAAAGCCTTCAACAATCACTCGTCCAGCGCCTGTGCGACCGCCTTCTTGAGCGTATTGCCATGCTTTCTCAATGTCGGCTGGAGATTTAATCACGCTTTGTCCTTTGCCAGAAGAACTCATCACGGGTTTTACAACGCAAGGAATCGACACCGCTTCAACGGCTTCGACAAATTGCTGATAGTTATCTGCAAAGCGATAGGGTGAGGTAGTGAGGCCAAGCTCTTCTGCAGCTAAACGACGAATCCCTTCACGGTTCATCGTAAGTTTGGTTGCTTTTGCACTAGGAACCACGTTTAAGCCTTGTTCCTCAAGTTCTACCAACTTGTCTGTTGCGATGGCCTCGATCTCCGGAACCACAAACGCAGGTTGTTCTGCAGCGATAACTTTCTCTAGCTCGCTTGCATCTAACATGTCGAAAACATAACTGCGGTGTGCTACTTGCATCGCGGGTGCATCAGGGTAACGATCACAGGCAATCACTTCCAGACCAAGACGTTGGCATTCGATTGCCACCTCTTTACCGAGTTCACCAGAGCCTAAAAGTAATACGCGTGTGGCGCTTTCGCGAGTCGCGGTACCGAACATAGTGCTTCCTTTAAAAGTAATCAGAGAGAATAAAATTGCCGCCGATCATACTCAATTTAACCCACAAAGCAAACGTTTGCTTTGCGGTTTTAAAGAAAGCCCTACGTAAAGTAGGGCTGACGAGATATCACTATAGGCTGAGATAACTCACTGGAATGTCGGGGTTTAAGGCTTCCAGTGTTGACTGAGTGCATGCTAAGTGGCTAATTTTACCTTTATGGTTTTCAACCAGAGCTGCAGCCTGAATACTTGCAAATGTCTCACCCGCCAGCAGCAGTTGAATCAAAGCCACTTGCAGTGGTGGAAGGCTTGGGTTGAAAGCGGCGTTTTCGGCGTATGCACCCAGATAAACGCGTCCACTTTCCGTTTGCAATGCCACGCCACTCAAGTTGTGTGTATAAGGTGCATGACTGCGGTTCATCGCTTCAACCGCACGTTGCATTAAGGCATCATCATCTTCAGTGGTGAAACCATGATGGACTTGGCTCATTAATGCGGATTCGATGCCCAAATCTGAAGGGCCAAATGAATCTGGCAGATAGTCGTGTAGTTTCTTTTCTTCGCGCTCTGGCAATTGAATCTTAAGCTCTTTGGCACTGGATAATTCATTCATGAATTGACGGCAGTGGCCACAAGGGCTGAAATTAATGGTGATGTCTGAAAGACCTTGCTCGCCTTTCATCCATGCATGGCTGATCGCCGATTGTTCAGCATGAACTGTTTGTCCAAGTTGGACTCCATCAAACTCCATATTAGCGCCAAAATAAAGAGTACCAGATAGGCCACGAACGATCGCGCCAACATAAAACTCAGAGATGGGCGCGTAAGAGTAGGCGGCAGCAAAGGGAAGCAGCGCAACGCGCAGTTGGTTATCGGTCATCCCTGTTTGCTTGAGTAACTCATCAAACTGAACTGTTGAAAGGGAAGCATCAAAGTCAGCAGCCAAAATGATAGGCGCTAGATGGCGTGAAAGTGATTCTGGTGCGCTTGCCAGCGCGTTCTCAAAGCGACTCTTCATGGTGAATCCTTGTAATTGCATGGAAGGTTATTCTATGCAAGAACGAAAACTCTTCAGTGATCTTTGTCACTATAAGTAATGTAACGGTGGTTTATGTTGCATTATTAGAGTGATGTCACAAATGTATTCGATTGCACAATGCTTCAGAAAGATAGTTGAATATTTCTGGTTATGCGAAGGTCTGTCTGTTTGAGGAGAAAAATGGGTAGAAGAAGCGAAGGGGAAGCTGGCACTGACGATAAAAAATACCCTCTGCAAAGAGAGGGTATCGAAATCATCCATTGATGCTTGATTCATTCCTAGAGTGGTTATCCAAGCTTATTGATTTTTTATTTACGATAAAGTGCGGCTAGCTGACACTATGAACTTAACATTTGACGATCACGCATCTGTTGTTCACCAATGTTAAACAAGCGCACATCAATTTTCGCAATGTCATTGCATTCTTGACATGCGTGATGGCATTTGCCATCAAGATAGTCATGTCTAGTCAGCATTCTTGGCTTTTTGCACCAATCGCAGGTGCCTTCAATTGTAAACATCTCGTTCTCCCCACCTAGAGTCTTGGTTAGGTGTTATTTTGCGGCGCTATTATGCCATAACTTTTCTATGGGTGTTAAATGTCTGTAAATAAAATTTGAGAGCGTGATCGATTGCGAGAGTAGATTATATGGGTGTTTCG from Vibrio vulnificus NBRC 15645 = ATCC 27562 carries:
- a CDS encoding phosphoribosylglycinamide formyltransferase, producing the protein MSLFLRTTALMLLVLSRAPAFAAIPTAPSNQEKQRETSQNEVCSKLFKHSLSGLYGIQSTDTRPLQPYTDFDVLYSKAHQAQFELETIVKSTALLTDTQPYFAGVKSQQRAKQKIALELNHQPERITDLARATIVADDVASLVSAYEALERETRIVKVKNRFKSPGESGYRDLNLLVQLPKTNLVAEVQLHLKAIADVKSGPEHDLYQQIQMMERQAASETRSLNDVELATIKRLRSHSKDLYQQAWQPYLTTHLEAA
- a CDS encoding thiopurine S-methyltransferase; amino-acid sequence: MRDAEFWHNKWASNQIGFHLEDVNPLLTRFWSVLAPKREETVLVPLCGKTEDLAWLATKHDHVEGAELSLIAVRSFFAEHFYTPTVIPISGQHELYQFDELAIYAGDFFTAPLSKADLIYDRAALIALPEEMRVEYVQRIRGLLNPGGRILLVSLDYPQQEMSGPPFSVTQKEIEHLFAGMRVTRLHQDIADEHHPKIAKQGLSRFSEEVYVIESNK
- the purT gene encoding formate-dependent phosphoribosylglycinamide formyltransferase, encoding MFGTATRESATRVLLLGSGELGKEVAIECQRLGLEVIACDRYPDAPAMQVAHRSYVFDMLDASELEKVIAAEQPAFVVPEIEAIATDKLVELEEQGLNVVPSAKATKLTMNREGIRRLAAEELGLTTSPYRFADNYQQFVEAVEAVSIPCVVKPVMSSSGKGQSVIKSPADIEKAWQYAQEGGRTGAGRVIVEGFIDFDYEITLLTVRAVDGVHFCAPIGHRQEDGDYRESWQPQKMSENAIKAAEYTAEQVVNALGGYGLFGVELFVKGDKVIFNEVSPRPHDTGLVTLISQEMSEFALHVRAFTGMPVNKITQYGPCASAVILGNGQSENIRFDGMSDALEQPQTQLRLFGKPDINGRRRLGVVLTRRSSTEKAVDAAIESAKKIKVIY
- the cdd gene encoding cytidine deaminase yields the protein MKSRFENALASAPESLSRHLAPIILAADFDASLSTVQFDELLKQTGMTDNQLRVALLPFAAAYSYAPISEFYVGAIVRGLSGTLYFGANMEFDGVQLGQTVHAEQSAISHAWMKGEQGLSDITINFSPCGHCRQFMNELSSAKELKIQLPEREEKKLHDYLPDSFGPSDLGIESALMSQVHHGFTTEDDDALMQRAVEAMNRSHAPYTHNLSGVALQTESGRVYLGAYAENAAFNPSLPPLQVALIQLLLAGETFASIQAAALVENHKGKISHLACTQSTLEALNPDIPVSYLSL